In the Pseudonocardia cypriaca genome, one interval contains:
- a CDS encoding RluA family pseudouridine synthase, translating to MRVDAGLSRLLGLSRTAVAALTEDGRIAVDGRAAGKSDRLTAGAWLEVQLPDPEPVTPITGPEEVVAGLTVLHADDEIVVVDKPVGVAAHASPGWTGPTVLGGLAALGYRVSTSGAAERQGIVHRLDVGTTGVMVVAAAEHAYTVLKRAFKERTVDKRYHAVAQGHPDPSSGTIDAPIDRHPRHDYKFAVVAGGKPSVTHYDTIEAFRAASLLDVRLETGRTHQIRVHLAALRHPCVGDITYGADPVLAKRLGLARQWLHARSLGFEHPADGRWVEFTSPYPADLERALELLRD from the coding sequence ATGCGCGTCGACGCCGGCCTGTCCCGGCTGCTCGGCCTGTCCCGCACGGCGGTGGCCGCGCTCACCGAGGACGGTCGCATCGCGGTCGACGGCCGCGCGGCCGGGAAGTCCGACCGGCTGACCGCGGGCGCGTGGCTCGAGGTGCAGCTGCCCGACCCCGAGCCGGTCACGCCCATCACCGGGCCCGAGGAGGTGGTCGCAGGGCTCACCGTGCTGCACGCCGACGACGAGATCGTCGTCGTCGACAAGCCGGTCGGCGTCGCGGCCCACGCGAGCCCCGGGTGGACCGGCCCCACCGTGCTGGGCGGGCTCGCCGCGCTCGGCTACCGCGTCTCCACCTCGGGTGCCGCGGAGCGGCAGGGGATCGTGCACCGCCTCGACGTCGGCACCACCGGGGTGATGGTCGTCGCCGCAGCCGAGCACGCGTACACGGTGCTGAAGCGCGCGTTCAAGGAGCGCACGGTCGACAAGCGCTACCACGCGGTGGCCCAGGGGCACCCCGATCCCTCCAGCGGCACCATCGACGCCCCCATCGACCGGCACCCGCGCCACGACTACAAGTTCGCCGTGGTGGCGGGCGGCAAGCCCAGCGTCACCCACTACGACACCATCGAGGCCTTCCGCGCGGCGTCCCTCCTGGACGTGCGGCTGGAGACCGGGCGCACCCACCAGATCCGCGTGCACCTCGCCGCGCTGCGCCACCCGTGCGTCGGCGACATCACCTACGGGGCCGACCCCGTTCTCGCGAAGCGGCTCGGGCTGGCGCGGCAGTGGCTGCACGCCCGCTCACTGGGTTTCGAGCACCCGGCGGACGGCCGCTGGGTGGAGTTCACCAGCCCGTACCCGGCGGACCTCGAGCGGGCGCTGGAGCTGCTGCGCGACTGA